The following coding sequences are from one Tolumonas lignilytica window:
- a CDS encoding chemotaxis protein CheV, with product MASILDSVNQLTQLVGQNRLELLLFRLNGRQRFGINVFKVREVLQCPKLTAMPKLHPFVRGVAHIRGQTISVIDLSMATGGRPVQDLSQAFIIIAEYNRSVQGFLVGNVERIINMNWESILPPPKGAGRYNYMTAVTEIDGELIEILDVEKILDEISPVNTDVSADVVASSEEHHTRGSLVMVADDSSVARKQVQKALNAIGVECIMAKDGKDALNMLKEMAKKGPITDQIRVLISDIEMPEMDGYTLTAEIRANPELKGLYVILHTSLSGVFNHAMVQKVGADNFIAKFHPDELAKAVQDAM from the coding sequence ATGGCAAGTATTTTGGATTCAGTTAACCAACTCACCCAGTTGGTGGGTCAGAATCGGTTAGAGTTGCTGCTGTTCAGATTGAATGGCCGGCAGCGTTTTGGTATTAACGTATTCAAAGTACGCGAAGTGCTACAGTGCCCGAAATTAACCGCCATGCCTAAATTACATCCTTTTGTCCGGGGTGTTGCTCATATTCGTGGACAAACAATATCAGTCATTGATTTGAGTATGGCGACGGGCGGTCGTCCTGTTCAGGATTTGAGCCAGGCCTTTATTATCATTGCGGAATATAACCGTTCAGTTCAGGGGTTTCTGGTTGGTAATGTAGAACGCATTATCAATATGAATTGGGAATCCATCCTGCCTCCGCCTAAAGGGGCGGGTCGTTACAATTACATGACAGCTGTGACGGAAATTGATGGTGAGTTAATCGAAATTCTGGACGTTGAAAAAATTCTGGACGAAATCTCGCCGGTTAATACTGATGTGAGTGCTGACGTCGTGGCATCCAGTGAAGAGCATCATACCCGTGGTTCTTTAGTCATGGTGGCTGATGATTCATCTGTTGCCCGTAAACAAGTACAGAAAGCACTCAATGCCATTGGTGTTGAATGCATCATGGCGAAAGATGGCAAAGATGCCTTGAATATGCTGAAGGAGATGGCAAAAAAAGGCCCAATTACCGATCAGATCAGAGTTCTTATTTCTGACATCGAGATGCCAGAGATGGATGGTTATACCTTAACGGCGGAAATAAGAGCGAATCCCGAATTAAAAGGTCTCTATGTTATACTGCATACTTCTCTGAGCGGTGTATTCAATCATGCTATGGTTCAGAAGGTTGGGGCTGATAATTTTATTGCTAAATTCCACCCCGATGAGCTGGCAAAAGCAGTTCAGGATGCAATGTAG
- a CDS encoding CheR family methyltransferase yields the protein MKTLSEDLYKQFSAFLEAQVGIVLGPNKQYLVKSRLSPLMSTYGFSSLEELINKAMNIRERELRMVVIDAMTTNETLWFRDIYPFQLLTDKLFPELGKNGKTIKVWSAASSSGQEPYSIAMMALEHQYKKPGTLSGGVQIVATDISLSMLNQCKEGIYDNLALARGLSTERKRQFFEPCADGSKMKISDRVKKLVTFRHFNLLDSYAPLGKFDLIFCRNVLIYFSPEIKSKILNQFAMSLNPGGYLLLGASESLSGLTERFDMVRCNPGIIYKLK from the coding sequence ATGAAGACATTGTCTGAGGATCTTTACAAACAGTTCAGTGCTTTTTTAGAGGCCCAGGTCGGTATTGTGCTGGGCCCCAATAAGCAGTATCTGGTAAAGAGTCGTTTATCGCCATTAATGAGCACTTATGGTTTTTCTTCACTGGAAGAGCTGATTAATAAGGCGATGAACATAAGGGAAAGGGAACTTCGGATGGTTGTTATTGATGCAATGACAACTAATGAAACTTTATGGTTTAGGGATATTTACCCATTTCAGTTATTAACCGATAAGCTTTTCCCTGAATTAGGTAAAAATGGGAAAACCATTAAAGTTTGGTCGGCAGCCAGCTCTTCGGGGCAAGAACCGTACTCTATTGCTATGATGGCTTTGGAGCATCAATATAAGAAGCCGGGTACGTTATCTGGTGGTGTGCAGATCGTTGCCACGGACATTTCACTTTCTATGCTGAACCAATGCAAAGAAGGTATTTATGATAACTTGGCGTTAGCTCGAGGTTTATCTACTGAACGAAAGCGTCAATTTTTTGAGCCTTGTGCAGACGGTTCCAAAATGAAAATCAGTGACCGTGTCAAAAAACTGGTCACTTTTCGTCATTTCAATTTGCTGGATAGCTATGCGCCATTAGGCAAGTTTGATCTTATTTTTTGCAGAAATGTGCTTATTTATTTTTCTCCGGAAATCAAATCGAAAATACTCAATCAATTTGCTATGTCATTGAATCCTGGCGGTTATTTATTGCTTGGTGCCTCGGAATCGCTGAGTGGATTAACTGAACGGTTCGATATGGTGCGTTGTAATCCTGGCATTATCTACAAACTGAAATAA
- the flgB gene encoding flagellar basal body rod protein FlgB has product MAISFDKAFGIHQYTIGARSQRAEVLAANIANADTPGYKARDVDFSALLEQAQGGQSTAVALTRTNEQHIAGGSSLDSSVMYRTPLEADTGDGNTVDINQERTAFMENSLEFQTSLSFLNSKISVLMRAIKGDSA; this is encoded by the coding sequence ATGGCCATATCATTCGATAAAGCATTTGGTATTCATCAATACACGATAGGTGCCAGATCTCAGCGTGCTGAGGTACTTGCTGCCAATATCGCAAATGCGGATACCCCCGGTTATAAGGCTCGTGATGTTGATTTTTCAGCATTATTGGAGCAGGCCCAGGGGGGGCAAAGTACAGCCGTCGCTTTAACCAGAACCAATGAGCAGCATATTGCAGGCGGCAGCTCGCTGGATTCTAGTGTGATGTATCGGACTCCGTTAGAAGCGGATACGGGTGATGGTAATACCGTTGATATCAATCAGGAACGGACTGCGTTCATGGAAAACAGTCTTGAATTTCAGACATCATTATCATTTCTGAATAGCAAGATCAGTGTTTTGATGAGGGCAATCAAAGGAGATTCTGCATGA
- the flgC gene encoding flagellar basal body rod protein FlgC, with the protein MSLFQIFDVSASAMSAQSVRLNTTASNLANAESVSSSAEQTYRARRPVFAAQLQDALGDGTAPQGVEVKGIVESKAPLVKEYNPAHPMADKDGFIYKPNVNPIEEMADMISASRSYQTNVQVADTAKNMLSQTLNLGKG; encoded by the coding sequence ATGAGTTTATTTCAAATTTTTGATGTCTCTGCATCTGCTATGAGTGCTCAGTCGGTTCGTTTAAATACCACTGCAAGTAATCTGGCGAATGCGGAAAGTGTGAGTTCTAGTGCGGAACAGACTTACCGGGCAAGACGGCCAGTTTTTGCCGCTCAATTGCAGGATGCGCTAGGTGATGGCACTGCTCCGCAGGGGGTTGAAGTCAAAGGCATTGTAGAAAGCAAGGCACCTTTGGTGAAAGAGTATAACCCTGCGCACCCTATGGCAGATAAGGATGGCTTTATTTATAAGCCTAATGTAAACCCCATTGAAGAAATGGCAGATATGATAAGCGCCTCACGTTCTTATCAAACTAATGTGCAAGTCGCAGATACGGCAAAGAATATGCTTTCTCAGACATTAAATCTGGGTAAAGGTTAA
- a CDS encoding FlgD immunoglobulin-like domain containing protein yields the protein MTSSQALMASSLVGQKALVNSSSSYLTQGNTLSGVIPTGTDGATDLSLSVVDASGAVVRQYNSTGSVSGNIPFTWDGKDSSGNEVASGNYTIKANGIVNGVSQDLTAQLYGQVSSVTLGNTTTPTTVALQGLGSYQLGQLLEISK from the coding sequence ATGACATCAAGCCAAGCTTTGATGGCCTCCAGTTTAGTGGGGCAGAAAGCACTGGTGAACTCAAGCAGTAGTTATCTGACGCAAGGAAACACATTGAGCGGTGTTATTCCTACAGGAACAGATGGTGCTACGGATTTGAGTTTGTCTGTCGTTGATGCTTCAGGTGCCGTGGTTCGTCAATATAACAGCACCGGTTCCGTATCGGGGAATATACCGTTTACTTGGGATGGTAAAGATAGCAGTGGCAACGAGGTTGCTTCTGGTAATTATACGATTAAAGCAAATGGTATCGTGAATGGTGTCAGTCAGGATCTGACCGCACAATTGTACGGTCAAGTGTCGAGTGTCACATTGGGTAATACCACAACACCTACAACAGTTGCATTGCAAGGGCTAGGCTCATACCAGTTGGGTCAGCTTCTTGAGATATCAAAGTAG
- the flgE gene encoding flagellar hook protein FlgE — protein MSFNISLSGLNAAQKDLDVTGNNIANASSIGFKKSRAEFEDVFSNSVFANTKTQVGSGVNTAAVSQQFAQGALQSTSNSLDLAIKGDGFFVLSPTSTSLERTYTRAGAMQVNDAGYVTNANGDYLQVYQVNSDGTPKAVSLDSTTALQIPTVAGQPKPTTTVTAGLNLPAGASVNASVFNPADSSTYTSSTSAVLYDSLGQSHTMTQYYVKTATSATDSTWVAHVYVDGTVADTAGAAGTTLKFDTTGTLTSPNPATITTVPLTMLTNGADQTQTVTLKFNPVTQYASSFQVTSMSQDGATVGQLTNVSIGSDGVVAATYSNGTTTKLGMVALAKFSNPQGLTQIGDTSWKESQDSGSATPGIPNTGTYGSINSSALESSNTDLSAELVNLIAAQRNYQANSRALEVNSTLQDNILQIR, from the coding sequence ATGTCTTTCAATATCTCCCTGAGTGGCCTGAATGCGGCACAAAAAGATTTAGATGTTACCGGGAATAACATTGCCAACGCGAGTAGCATTGGCTTTAAAAAATCTCGGGCCGAATTTGAAGACGTGTTTTCAAATTCCGTATTTGCTAATACAAAAACCCAAGTGGGTAGTGGTGTAAATACTGCAGCGGTGTCTCAACAATTTGCGCAGGGGGCATTGCAGTCAACCAGCAATTCTTTAGATTTAGCTATTAAAGGCGATGGTTTTTTTGTGTTGTCACCAACCTCTACCAGTTTGGAACGCACTTACACACGAGCTGGCGCAATGCAGGTTAATGATGCCGGCTATGTGACAAATGCAAATGGTGATTATCTTCAGGTCTATCAAGTCAATAGTGACGGCACGCCTAAAGCAGTGAGTTTAGACTCAACTACTGCACTACAGATCCCGACGGTTGCAGGGCAACCCAAACCAACAACGACTGTGACTGCAGGGTTGAATTTACCAGCTGGCGCAAGTGTAAATGCGTCAGTGTTTAATCCTGCAGATTCCTCGACATATACATCATCAACATCGGCCGTACTGTATGATTCATTGGGCCAATCCCATACGATGACCCAGTATTATGTGAAGACTGCAACCTCAGCAACGGATAGTACTTGGGTAGCCCATGTGTATGTCGATGGTACGGTTGCAGATACTGCTGGTGCAGCAGGAACAACGTTGAAGTTTGATACAACAGGTACGTTGACCAGCCCTAATCCGGCTACAATCACAACGGTTCCTTTGACGATGTTAACCAATGGTGCGGATCAAACCCAAACCGTCACGTTGAAATTTAATCCGGTCACACAATATGCCTCTTCTTTTCAGGTAACTAGTATGTCCCAGGATGGGGCTACCGTTGGGCAGTTGACCAACGTATCTATTGGTAGTGATGGTGTTGTTGCGGCAACTTACAGTAATGGTACTACGACCAAGTTAGGCATGGTGGCTTTGGCTAAATTTTCAAATCCTCAGGGTTTGACTCAGATTGGCGATACCTCCTGGAAGGAGTCTCAGGATTCCGGTTCAGCAACACCAGGGATTCCGAATACGGGGACGTATGGCAGCATTAATTCATCTGCACTTGAGTCGTCTAATACGGATCTTTCCGCTGAGTTGGTCAATCTTATTGCGGCGCAGCGAAACTACCAGGCTAACTCTCGCGCACTAGAGGTGAATAGTACGCTGCAAGACAACATATTGCAGATCCGCTAA
- the flgF gene encoding flagellar basal-body rod protein FlgF, producing MDKFLYIAMSGAKENLNSLAIRSNNLANANTLGFKADFEEARAMQAYGDGLPSRVFAMTERPGQNFQQGSLQTTGRDLDVAVKGDGWLTVQDANGKEAYTRNGSLQVSPLGILQTSTGLNVLDTSGQPITLPMPVEKIQIAEDGTINARLQGANPAAIDTLQQIKLVNPINKDLTKGDDGLFRRTDGNTEPVSANVHLASGALENSNVNAVEELTNLIKLQRQFDTQIKMMSTAEKDDESQTQLLKLG from the coding sequence ATGGACAAGTTCCTTTATATCGCCATGTCTGGCGCGAAAGAAAACCTGAACAGCCTTGCTATTCGCAGTAATAACTTGGCGAATGCCAATACGCTGGGGTTTAAAGCTGACTTTGAAGAAGCCCGTGCGATGCAGGCTTATGGTGATGGCTTGCCAAGCCGGGTTTTCGCCATGACGGAAAGACCGGGCCAGAATTTTCAGCAAGGCAGTTTGCAGACAACGGGTCGGGATCTTGACGTCGCCGTCAAGGGTGACGGCTGGTTGACGGTGCAGGATGCCAATGGCAAAGAAGCGTATACCCGAAATGGCAGTTTGCAGGTGTCGCCGTTGGGGATATTGCAGACTTCAACCGGTTTAAATGTGCTGGATACGTCAGGACAGCCTATTACTTTGCCTATGCCGGTGGAAAAAATTCAGATCGCAGAAGACGGCACGATCAATGCGAGGTTACAAGGTGCCAATCCTGCCGCTATTGATACGTTGCAGCAAATCAAGCTGGTTAACCCTATAAATAAAGATTTAACCAAAGGCGATGACGGTCTATTTCGCCGCACAGATGGGAACACAGAACCTGTCTCAGCGAATGTGCATTTAGCCAGTGGCGCACTTGAAAATAGCAACGTGAATGCGGTTGAAGAATTAACGAATTTGATCAAGCTGCAGCGTCAGTTTGATACCCAGATCAAGATGATGTCCACAGCCGAAAAGGATGACGAAAGTCAGACGCAATTATTGAAGCTTGGATAA
- the flgG gene encoding flagellar basal-body rod protein FlgG has translation MIPALWISKTGLDAQQTNISQISNNLANASTVGYKKGRAIFEDLLYQNVNQPGGQSSANSTLPSGLMIGAGAKVVATQKTFTQGSVQTTDNSLDVMINGRGFFEVQLPDGTTAYTRNGQFTLNSDGTLVTTGEGYTVQPQIQVPTGTQSITIGSDGQVSVQVAGQTASQTVGQLTVTDFANPVGLQPMGENLYLATQGSGDPIQGIAGTDGMGTIKQGMLEASNVNATEELVNLIQAQRVYEMNSKVISSVDQMLQNVTQQL, from the coding sequence ATGATCCCTGCACTTTGGATAAGTAAAACCGGGCTTGATGCTCAGCAAACCAACATATCGCAAATATCGAATAACTTAGCGAACGCGTCTACCGTGGGTTATAAGAAGGGACGTGCAATATTTGAGGATTTACTTTATCAAAATGTGAATCAGCCAGGGGGGCAATCCTCAGCTAATTCCACGTTACCTTCTGGATTAATGATCGGTGCCGGGGCCAAAGTGGTTGCGACACAAAAGACGTTTACTCAGGGCAGTGTGCAAACTACAGACAATTCATTGGATGTCATGATCAATGGACGTGGTTTTTTTGAAGTCCAATTACCTGATGGTACTACAGCTTATACCCGCAATGGTCAGTTCACCTTGAACTCTGATGGCACGCTGGTGACTACGGGCGAGGGCTATACCGTACAGCCACAAATTCAGGTGCCTACAGGTACACAAAGTATCACCATCGGTTCTGACGGCCAGGTGTCCGTCCAGGTCGCCGGGCAAACTGCATCTCAAACTGTCGGCCAGCTAACTGTTACTGACTTTGCTAACCCGGTTGGTTTGCAACCCATGGGCGAAAATCTCTATCTCGCTACTCAGGGCAGCGGTGATCCAATACAAGGGATTGCCGGCACGGATGGTATGGGTACCATCAAGCAAGGGATGCTAGAAGCGTCGAATGTCAACGCGACTGAAGAATTGGTTAATCTGATCCAGGCACAACGGGTTTATGAAATGAACTCTAAAGTGATTTCCAGTGTGGATCAGATGTTGCAAAACGTAACCCAACAGTTGTAA